From the Rhizomicrobium palustre genome, the window ATGTTCGCCGATCAGATTGCCTTTGGGGTCGAGCAGGGCCGCTTTCAGCCCTGTCCCGCCAATGTCGAAAGACAGAATCCGACCTGCCGCCATGCCAGCCCCCCCGCAACTCTTCTGTGCCTGAGTCTATAACGCTCAGAGTAGCGAAGCGGCCTTCTGGTCCAACAGCCAGACGACATCGCCCACAGGTTTCAGCCGTCCGCCGGGCAAATCGTGATCGCCCGCGCGCACCCGCCGCACGGCTTCGGCTTTATCGCTGCCCGTCACGAGGAACGCCGTGATACGCGAGGACTCGACGCAAGGGTAGGTGAGGGTGAGGCGCACTTCGGGGCGCCCCGTCGGCACTGCCGCAACCCATTTGGTCTTTTCGTCCAGAACCGGGTTGTTCGGGAAGAGCGAGCAGATATGCCCGTCGCTGCCAAGCCCGATCAGCACCAGATCGAACAGCGGCCGCGCCGGATCGAGGGTCTCTGCGCCGTAATCATCCTTGAGTTCGGCTTCATAAAGCGCGGCAGCATCATCGGCATGGCCGCCCACCGGCATGGGCCGGATCTGCTCCGGCTTCACGCTGATATGGGAGAGGAGGGTCTCCTGCGCCATGCGGTAATTGCTGTCGGGATGGTCGTGCGGCACGAAGCGCTCGTCGATCCAATAAAACACCACCTTGGACCAATCGATCCGGCGCAGCGACAGCTCACCAAAGAGCAGCCGCGGCGTCGATCCGCCCGAAAGCGCGATGCGGAAGGTGC encodes:
- the pgl gene encoding 6-phosphogluconolactonase produces the protein MMAPRTEIFADPQDTALAAADWIAGLIAAHEGTFRIALSGGSTPRLLFGELSLRRIDWSKVVFYWIDERFVPHDHPDSNYRMAQETLLSHISVKPEQIRPMPVGGHADDAAALYEAELKDDYGAETLDPARPLFDLVLIGLGSDGHICSLFPNNPVLDEKTKWVAAVPTGRPEVRLTLTYPCVESSRITAFLVTGSDKAEAVRRVRAGDHDLPGGRLKPVGDVVWLLDQKAASLL